One Pseudomonas sp. HOU2 genomic window carries:
- a CDS encoding tripartite tricarboxylate transporter substrate binding protein, with translation MNLSLRKVALAAGVMLFAGQLMAEPKRPECIAPASPGGGFDLTCKLAQSALVNEKLLTKPMRVTYMPGGVGAVAYNAVVAQRPADAGTLVAWSSGSLLNLAQGKFGRFDETNVRWLAAVGTSYGAIAVKSDSPYKTLDDLVKALKKDPSSVVIGSGGTVGSQDWMQTALIAKAAGINPRDLRYVALEGGGEIATALLGGHIQVGSTDISDSMPHIQSGDMRLLAVFADKRIDEPEMKDIPTAREQGYDIVWPVVRGFYLGPKVSDEDYAWWKDAFDKLLASDEFAKLRDQRELFPFAMTGPELDTYVKKQVADYKVLAKEFGLIQ, from the coding sequence ATGAATTTGTCACTGCGTAAAGTTGCTCTGGCCGCTGGCGTCATGCTGTTCGCCGGCCAGCTGATGGCCGAACCGAAACGTCCGGAATGCATCGCCCCGGCCTCCCCCGGCGGCGGTTTCGACCTGACCTGCAAACTGGCGCAGAGCGCGCTGGTCAACGAAAAACTGCTGACCAAACCGATGCGCGTGACCTATATGCCCGGCGGTGTCGGCGCGGTGGCGTACAACGCGGTGGTTGCCCAGCGCCCGGCCGATGCCGGCACGCTGGTGGCGTGGTCCAGCGGTTCGTTGCTGAACCTGGCACAAGGCAAGTTCGGTCGTTTCGATGAAACCAATGTGCGCTGGCTGGCTGCCGTCGGCACCAGTTACGGCGCCATCGCGGTGAAAAGCGATTCGCCCTACAAGACCCTCGACGATCTGGTCAAAGCCCTGAAGAAAGATCCGAGCTCCGTGGTCATCGGCTCCGGCGGCACCGTCGGCAGTCAGGACTGGATGCAGACCGCACTGATCGCCAAGGCTGCCGGGATCAACCCGCGTGACCTGCGTTACGTCGCCCTCGAAGGCGGCGGTGAAATCGCCACTGCTCTGCTCGGTGGTCACATCCAGGTCGGCAGTACCGACATCTCCGACTCCATGCCGCACATCCAGAGCGGTGACATGCGTCTGCTGGCGGTATTCGCCGACAAGCGCATCGACGAGCCGGAAATGAAAGACATCCCGACTGCCCGTGAGCAAGGCTACGACATCGTCTGGCCGGTGGTGCGTGGTTTCTACCTCGGGCCAAAAGTCAGCGACGAAGACTACGCCTGGTGGAAAGACGCCTTCGACAAACTGCTGGCCTCCGATGAGTTCGCCAAGCTGCGCGATCAGCGTGAACTGTTCCCGTTCGCCATGACCGGCCCGGAGCTGGACACCTACGTGAAGAAGCAGGTCGCGGACTACAAAGTGCTGGCCAAAGAGTTCGGCCTGATTCAGTGA
- the rpoE gene encoding RNA polymerase sigma factor RpoE: MLTQEEDQQLVERVQRGDKRAFDLLVLKYQHKILGLIVRFVHDTHEAQDVAQEAFIKAYRALGNFRGDSAFYTWLYRIAINTAKNYLVSRGRRPPDSDVSSEDAEFYDGDHGLKDLESPERALLRDEIEGTVHRTIQQLPEDLRTALTLREFDGLSYEDIASVMQCPVGTVRSRIFRAREAIDKALQPLLQEN, encoded by the coding sequence ATGCTAACCCAGGAAGAGGATCAGCAGCTGGTCGAGCGCGTTCAGCGTGGCGACAAGCGAGCTTTCGATCTGCTGGTGCTGAAATATCAGCACAAAATTCTCGGGTTGATCGTGCGTTTCGTGCACGACACCCATGAAGCCCAGGATGTGGCTCAGGAAGCCTTTATCAAGGCCTACCGAGCACTAGGAAACTTTCGCGGAGACAGCGCGTTCTATACGTGGCTTTACCGCATTGCTATCAACACGGCAAAGAACTATCTGGTATCACGCGGCCGCCGGCCGCCGGATAGCGATGTAAGTTCTGAAGATGCAGAGTTCTACGACGGCGATCATGGCCTCAAGGATCTCGAATCACCGGAACGCGCATTGCTGCGGGATGAGATCGAAGGCACCGTCCATCGAACCATTCAGCAACTGCCAGAGGATTTACGTACGGCTTTAACTTTACGTGAATTCGATGGTCTGAGTTACGAGGACATTGCGAGCGTCATGCAGTGTCCGGTGGGTACCGTGCGCTCCCGGATTTTCCGCGCCCGGGAGGCCATCGATAAAGCCCTGCAGCCGTTGTTGCAGGAAAACTGA
- the nadB gene encoding L-aspartate oxidase: MSQQFQHDVLVIGSGAAGLSLALTLPGHLRIAVLSKGDLANGSTYWAQGGVAAVLDDTDTVESHVDDTLNAGGGLCHEDAVRFTVEHSREAIQWLIDQGVPFTRDEQSGTEDGGFEFHLTREGGHSHRRIIHAADATGAAIFTTLLAQAKERSNIELLEQRVAVDLITERRLGMEGERCLGAYVLNRATGEVDTYGARFVILASGGAAKVYLYTSNPDGACGDGIAMAWRSGCRVANLEFNQFHPTCLYHPQAKSFLITEALRGEGAHLKLPNGERFMPRFDKRAELAPRDIVARAIDHEMKRLGVDCVYLDISHKPEAFIKSHFPTVYERCLGFGIDITKQPIPVVPAAHYTCGGVMVDQHGRTDVPGLYAIGETSFTGLHGANRMASNSLLECFVYARSAAADILAQLDDVTAPTALPEWDASQVTDSDEDVIIAHNWDELRRFMWDYVGIVRTNKRLQRAQHRVRLLLDEIDEFYSNYKVSRDLIELRNLAQVAELMICSAMERKESRGLHYTLDYPNLLPEAHDTILVPPTYAG, from the coding sequence ATGAGCCAACAGTTTCAACACGATGTTCTGGTGATTGGCAGCGGCGCTGCTGGTTTGAGTCTCGCGCTGACCCTGCCGGGTCATTTGCGCATTGCCGTATTGAGCAAAGGTGATCTGGCCAACGGCTCGACTTATTGGGCCCAGGGCGGCGTCGCTGCCGTGCTGGACGATACCGATACTGTCGAATCCCACGTCGACGACACTCTGAACGCCGGCGGCGGTCTGTGCCATGAAGACGCGGTGCGCTTCACCGTCGAGCACAGCCGCGAAGCCATCCAGTGGCTGATCGACCAGGGCGTGCCGTTCACCCGCGACGAACAGTCCGGCACCGAAGACGGCGGTTTCGAATTCCACCTGACCCGCGAAGGTGGCCACAGCCATCGGCGCATCATCCATGCCGCCGACGCAACCGGCGCAGCGATTTTCACCACCCTCCTCGCCCAAGCCAAAGAACGCAGCAACATCGAACTGCTGGAGCAGCGAGTTGCCGTTGATCTGATCACCGAACGGCGTCTGGGCATGGAAGGTGAGCGCTGCCTCGGCGCCTATGTGCTGAATCGCGCGACCGGCGAAGTCGATACCTACGGCGCACGCTTCGTGATCCTCGCGTCCGGCGGCGCGGCCAAGGTCTACCTCTATACCAGCAACCCCGACGGTGCCTGCGGTGACGGCATCGCCATGGCCTGGCGTTCGGGCTGCCGGGTGGCGAACCTGGAATTCAACCAGTTCCACCCTACGTGCCTGTATCACCCGCAGGCCAAGAGTTTTCTGATCACGGAAGCCTTGCGTGGCGAAGGTGCACACCTGAAGCTGCCCAACGGTGAACGGTTCATGCCGCGCTTCGACAAACGTGCCGAACTGGCGCCACGCGACATCGTCGCCCGCGCCATCGACCATGAAATGAAGCGCCTGGGCGTCGACTGCGTGTATCTCGACATCAGCCACAAGCCTGAAGCCTTCATCAAAAGCCACTTCCCGACCGTCTACGAACGTTGCCTGGGTTTCGGCATCGACATCACCAAGCAGCCGATCCCGGTCGTACCGGCAGCGCACTACACCTGTGGTGGCGTGATGGTCGACCAACACGGTCGCACTGACGTGCCGGGGCTGTACGCCATTGGCGAAACCAGCTTCACCGGCCTGCACGGGGCCAACCGCATGGCCAGCAACTCGCTGCTCGAATGCTTCGTTTATGCGCGCTCGGCGGCAGCGGACATTCTTGCGCAACTGGATGACGTCACCGCGCCAACCGCCCTGCCCGAGTGGGACGCCAGCCAGGTAACCGATTCCGATGAGGACGTGATCATCGCCCACAACTGGGATGAGCTGCGCCGCTTCATGTGGGACTACGTGGGCATCGTGCGCACCAACAAGCGCCTGCAACGGGCGCAGCACCGCGTGCGTCTGTTGCTGGACGAGATCGACGAGTTCTACAGCAACTATAAAGTCAGCCGCGACCTGATCGAGCTGCGTAATCTGGCGCAAGTCGCCGAACTGATGATCTGCTCAGCCATGGAGCGCAAGGAAAGTCGCGGTCTGCATTACACCCTCGACTATCCGAACCTGTTGCCCGAGGCGCACGACACTATTCTGGTGCCGCCCACCTACGCCGGCTGA
- a CDS encoding sensor histidine kinase N-terminal domain-containing protein, whose translation MHKPSSLRWRLLWNLALLLVVLMLASGLSAYWNGREAADTAYDRTLLASARTIAAGLSQRDGTLSADVPYVALDTFAYDSAGRIYYQVNDIHQKLISGYENLPGPPPGTPRTDDYPALARFYNATYRGQNVRVVSLLKAVTEPNMNGMAEIRVAETDEARVSMARSLAADTLLRLGMLAIGALLLVWFAVSAALRPLERLRTAVEERQPDDLRPLPLVEVQHELWPLVRALNHFTERLRGQFERQAQFIADAAHELRTPLAALKARLELGLRSSEPETWRSTLESSAQSTDRLTHLANQLLSLARVENGARAIAEGGAQLLDLSQLARELGMAMAPLAHARGVALALEADEPVWLRGEPTLLNELLSNLVDNALAHTPPGGNVILRVAAPAVLEVEDDGPGIPLEERDRVFERFYRRNQQVAGSGLGLAIVGEICRAHLAQISLHDGEQAGLKVRVSFIAG comes from the coding sequence ATGCATAAGCCCAGCAGTCTGCGCTGGCGGTTGCTGTGGAACCTCGCGTTGTTGCTGGTGGTGTTGATGCTCGCCAGTGGTCTGAGCGCGTACTGGAACGGGCGCGAAGCTGCCGACACGGCTTATGACCGAACCCTGTTGGCTTCGGCGCGAACCATTGCCGCCGGCCTGTCGCAGCGCGACGGCACGCTCAGCGCCGACGTGCCCTACGTGGCGCTGGATACCTTCGCCTACGACAGTGCCGGACGGATTTACTACCAGGTCAACGACATCCATCAGAAGCTGATTTCCGGCTACGAAAACCTGCCCGGACCACCACCCGGTACGCCGAGAACCGACGATTATCCAGCGCTCGCGCGCTTCTATAACGCGACCTATCGCGGGCAGAACGTGCGCGTGGTCAGTCTGCTCAAAGCGGTCACCGAGCCGAACATGAACGGCATGGCGGAAATCCGCGTCGCCGAAACCGACGAGGCGCGGGTCAGCATGGCCCGCAGTCTGGCGGCCGATACACTGCTGCGTCTGGGCATGCTCGCCATCGGCGCCCTGTTGCTGGTGTGGTTTGCGGTGAGTGCCGCGCTGCGCCCGCTGGAGCGTTTGCGCACGGCGGTGGAGGAGCGTCAGCCCGATGATTTGCGGCCCCTGCCGCTGGTGGAAGTGCAACATGAATTGTGGCCGCTGGTGCGCGCGCTCAATCACTTCACCGAACGCTTGCGCGGGCAATTCGAACGACAGGCGCAGTTCATCGCCGATGCTGCACACGAACTGCGCACGCCATTGGCGGCGTTGAAGGCGCGGCTGGAGTTGGGGTTGCGTTCCAGTGAACCGGAAACCTGGCGCAGCACGCTGGAATCCTCTGCGCAAAGCACCGATCGCCTGACCCATCTGGCCAATCAACTGCTGTCGCTGGCGCGGGTGGAAAACGGTGCCCGGGCGATAGCCGAGGGCGGCGCGCAATTATTGGATCTGAGTCAGTTGGCCCGCGAGTTGGGCATGGCTATGGCGCCGTTGGCTCATGCGCGCGGAGTGGCGCTGGCGCTTGAGGCGGATGAGCCGGTGTGGCTGCGCGGTGAACCGACGTTGCTCAATGAGCTGCTGAGCAATCTGGTGGACAACGCGCTGGCGCATACGCCACCGGGCGGCAACGTGATTCTGCGGGTCGCGGCGCCGGCGGTGCTTGAGGTCGAAGATGACGGGCCGGGGATTCCGCTGGAGGAGCGTGATCGGGTATTCGAGCGCTTCTACCGGCGTAATCAGCAGGTCGCGGGCTCAGGGTTGGGGCTGGCGATTGTCGGAGAGATCTGCCGGGCGCATCTGGCGCAGATCAGCTTGCACGATGGTGAACAGGCCGGCTTGAAGGTTCGGGTAAGTTTTATTGCCGGATAG
- a CDS encoding folate-binding protein YgfZ, which produces MADSAFFCTLSHEGVLAVRGVDAGKFLQGQLTCNINYLSDSQASLGARCTQKGRMQSSFRILLEGDGVLLAMASELLEPQLADLKKYAVFSKSKLTDESAAWVRFGLEHGDKALASLGLDLPSETDSVVRNAGLIAIRVSPDRAELWVPADQADVIKAKLAAALPEGELNQWLLGQIRAGIGQVMPSTRELFIPQMLNLQAVGGVSFKKGCYTGQEIVARMQYLGKLKRRLYRVQLDASELPEPGTPLFAPSHNSAIGEVVIAARAAEKIELLAVLQAEAAEAGDLHLGALEGPALHLLDLPYELDRDREIQR; this is translated from the coding sequence ATGGCCGATTCTGCTTTTTTCTGCACCCTGTCTCATGAAGGCGTACTCGCGGTTCGCGGCGTGGATGCCGGCAAATTCCTGCAAGGCCAATTGACCTGCAACATCAATTACCTCAGCGACAGCCAGGCCAGCCTGGGCGCGCGCTGCACGCAAAAAGGCCGGATGCAGTCGAGCTTCCGCATTCTGCTCGAAGGTGACGGCGTGCTGCTGGCGATGGCCAGCGAACTGCTGGAGCCACAACTGGCGGACCTGAAAAAGTACGCGGTGTTCTCCAAGTCCAAACTGACCGACGAAAGCGCCGCCTGGGTGCGCTTTGGTCTGGAACATGGCGACAAGGCGCTGGCCAGCCTGGGTCTGGACCTGCCGAGCGAGACCGACAGCGTGGTGCGCAACGCAGGCCTGATCGCGATTCGCGTCTCGCCGGATCGCGCCGAACTCTGGGTACCGGCCGATCAAGCCGACGTCATCAAGGCCAAACTGGCCGCCGCCCTGCCTGAAGGCGAGTTGAACCAATGGTTGCTGGGGCAGATCCGCGCCGGTATCGGTCAGGTCATGCCGAGCACCCGCGAGCTGTTCATCCCGCAGATGCTCAACCTGCAGGCCGTCGGTGGCGTGAGTTTCAAGAAAGGTTGCTACACCGGCCAGGAAATCGTCGCGCGCATGCAGTACCTGGGCAAGCTCAAGCGTCGCCTCTATCGCGTGCAACTGGACGCGAGCGAACTGCCGGAGCCGGGCACCCCGCTGTTCGCCCCGAGCCACAACAGCGCCATCGGCGAAGTGGTGATTGCGGCCCGCGCCGCAGAAAAGATTGAACTGCTCGCGGTGTTGCAGGCCGAAGCTGCCGAAGCGGGTGATCTGCACCTGGGCGCCCTGGAAGGGCCAGCCCTGCATTTGCTCGACCTGCCCTACGAACTGGATCGCGACCGCGAAATCCAGCGCTGA
- a CDS encoding response regulator, whose product MRVLLVEDHLQLAESVAQALKSTGLTVDVLHDGVAADLALGSEEYAMAILDVGLPRMDGFEVLARLRARGKNLPVLMLTARSDVKDRVHGLNLGADDYLAKPFELTELEARVKALLRRSVLGGERQQRCGVLAYDLDTRRFSLGEELLTLTSREQAVLEALIARPGRVMSKEQLAAQVFGLDEEASPDAIEIYVHRLRKKLDGQPVAIVTFRGLGYLLESRDA is encoded by the coding sequence ATGCGTGTTCTGCTCGTCGAAGACCATTTGCAACTGGCCGAAAGTGTCGCCCAGGCGCTCAAGAGCACCGGTCTGACCGTGGACGTGCTGCACGATGGCGTGGCCGCCGACCTGGCGCTGGGCAGCGAGGAATACGCGATGGCGATCCTCGATGTCGGCCTGCCGCGCATGGATGGTTTCGAAGTGTTGGCGCGCCTGCGCGCGCGGGGTAAAAATCTGCCGGTATTGATGCTGACCGCGCGCAGCGACGTGAAGGATCGAGTCCACGGCTTGAATCTCGGCGCCGACGATTATCTGGCCAAACCGTTCGAGCTGACCGAACTCGAAGCCCGGGTCAAAGCCCTGCTGCGGCGCAGTGTGCTCGGTGGGGAGCGTCAGCAGCGCTGCGGCGTACTGGCATACGATCTGGACACCCGGCGCTTCAGCCTCGGCGAAGAACTGTTGACCCTGACCTCCCGCGAGCAAGCGGTGCTCGAAGCCCTGATCGCCCGCCCGGGACGGGTGATGAGCAAGGAGCAACTGGCCGCACAGGTGTTCGGTCTCGACGAAGAAGCCAGCCCCGATGCCATCGAAATCTACGTGCATCGCCTGCGCAAGAAACTCGACGGCCAACCGGTGGCGATCGTGACTTTCCGTGGCCTCGGTTACCTGCTGGAAAGCCGCGATGCATAA
- a CDS encoding succinate dehydrogenase assembly factor 2, translated as MVEQVELNRLFWHSRRGMLELDVLLVPFVKEVYPHLNQVDRDLYVRLLTCEDQDMFGWFMERSESEDPELQRMVRMILDRVQPK; from the coding sequence ATGGTCGAACAAGTTGAACTCAATCGCCTCTTCTGGCACAGCCGCCGCGGCATGCTGGAACTTGACGTGCTGCTGGTGCCGTTCGTGAAAGAGGTCTATCCGCACCTCAACCAGGTCGATCGCGACTTGTATGTCCGTCTGCTGACCTGTGAGGATCAGGACATGTTCGGTTGGTTCATGGAGCGCAGCGAATCCGAAGACCCGGAGCTGCAGCGCATGGTCCGGATGATCCTGGACCGTGTTCAGCCCAAGTAA
- a CDS encoding protein YgfX, whose protein sequence is MFSPSNTFECRWHASRQLLAAYLLAQAFALGVLFLLSIPLWASLLGAVACLLHAVWALPRQILLKHPQAFCGLRRDADGWQLWNQAGGWQSVQLRPDSLALPLIVVLRFRLRGERRVRSICVPRDSQAADVHRRLRVRLKFSRRRWAAPE, encoded by the coding sequence GTGTTCAGCCCAAGTAATACGTTCGAATGCCGCTGGCATGCCTCACGGCAGTTGCTGGCGGCATATCTGTTGGCCCAGGCGTTCGCTCTGGGTGTGTTGTTTCTCCTGTCGATTCCACTCTGGGCCAGTCTGCTCGGGGCTGTCGCCTGTCTGCTGCACGCCGTGTGGGCGTTGCCACGGCAGATTCTGCTGAAGCATCCGCAGGCTTTTTGCGGATTGCGCCGCGACGCCGATGGCTGGCAGTTGTGGAATCAGGCGGGCGGTTGGCAATCGGTGCAACTGCGCCCTGACAGCCTGGCGTTGCCCTTGATCGTGGTATTGCGCTTTCGTTTGCGCGGGGAGCGGCGGGTGCGCTCGATCTGTGTACCGCGAGACTCGCAGGCAGCGGATGTGCACCGACGCCTGCGAGTGCGGCTCAAGTTCAGCCGGCGTAGGTGGGCGGCACCAGAATAG
- a CDS encoding OprD family porin: MPSLQTKASTPVRPSRLRHATLASTAALAGFSPLSYADFIEDSSATFETRNMYFNRDFRDGTSAQQSKRDEWAQGFMLNLQSGYTDGTVGFGVDALGMLGVKLDSSPDRTGTGLLPTHDDGRAANEYSKVGLTGKVKISATELKIGSLIPELPILKPNDGRILPQTFEGGLLTSKEIKNLSFTGGRLDKAKDRDSTDFEDIALNNKNSRFAGTAAGKHFDFAGVDYKFTDKITGSYHFAQLDEVYNQHFFGLVASRPMGPGTFATDLRFAVSDDQGAARGGEIDNRSLNGLVSYALSGHKFSAGYQHMSGDSAFPYVDGSDPYLVNFVQINDFAGAEERSWQARYDFDFARLGIPGLSFMSRYLSGDNIKLKNGEEGKEWERNTEIKYVVQSGALKDVALRLRNATYRSNYSARDADEVRLLVSYSVALW; this comes from the coding sequence ATGCCGTCCTTGCAGACCAAGGCTTCTACGCCTGTTCGTCCTTCTCGTTTGCGCCACGCCACCCTCGCCAGCACCGCTGCCCTCGCCGGTTTTTCGCCGCTGAGCTACGCCGACTTCATCGAAGACAGTTCCGCCACTTTCGAAACCCGCAACATGTACTTCAACCGTGACTTTCGCGACGGCACCAGTGCCCAGCAAAGCAAGCGTGATGAATGGGCGCAGGGTTTCATGCTCAACCTGCAATCGGGTTACACCGACGGCACCGTGGGGTTCGGTGTCGATGCGCTGGGCATGCTCGGGGTCAAACTTGATTCAAGCCCGGATCGCACCGGCACCGGCCTGTTGCCGACCCACGATGACGGGCGCGCGGCGAACGAATACTCGAAAGTCGGCCTGACCGGCAAAGTGAAAATTTCCGCCACCGAACTGAAAATCGGCAGCCTGATTCCCGAACTGCCGATCCTCAAACCCAACGACGGACGCATCCTGCCGCAGACCTTTGAAGGCGGTCTGCTGACCTCCAAAGAGATCAAGAACCTGTCCTTCACCGGCGGGCGTCTGGACAAGGCCAAGGATCGCGACAGCACCGACTTCGAGGACATTGCCCTCAACAACAAGAACAGCCGTTTTGCCGGCACGGCCGCCGGCAAGCATTTCGACTTTGCCGGCGTGGACTACAAGTTCACCGACAAGATCACCGGCAGTTACCACTTCGCCCAACTCGATGAAGTCTACAACCAGCACTTCTTCGGCCTCGTTGCCTCGCGGCCAATGGGACCGGGCACCTTCGCCACCGACCTGCGCTTTGCCGTCAGTGACGATCAGGGCGCGGCCCGTGGTGGCGAAATCGATAACCGCTCGCTCAACGGTCTGGTCAGCTACGCCCTGAGCGGCCACAAGTTCAGCGCCGGTTATCAGCACATGTCCGGCGACAGCGCCTTCCCGTATGTCGATGGCAGCGACCCGTACCTGGTCAACTTCGTGCAGATCAACGACTTCGCCGGTGCCGAGGAACGCTCCTGGCAAGCGCGCTACGACTTCGACTTCGCCCGCCTCGGCATCCCCGGCCTGTCGTTCATGAGCCGTTACCTGAGCGGTGACAACATCAAGCTCAAGAACGGCGAAGAAGGCAAAGAGTGGGAGCGCAACACCGAGATCAAATATGTAGTACAAAGCGGCGCCCTGAAGGACGTTGCGTTGCGTTTGCGTAATGCCACTTACCGTTCCAACTACTCGGCTCGCGATGCGGATGAAGTGCGGTTGCTGGTGAGCTATAGCGTTGCTCTTTGGTAA
- a CDS encoding MucB/RseB C-terminal domain-containing protein encodes MRAIPLLSLLLSGWFIVPAHADEAQDWLIRLGQAEQQQSFQGTFVYERNGSFSTHNIWHRVQNGQVRERLLQLDGSAQEVVRVDGHTQCVSGTLIAGLGDSPNSTARSLDPQKLKNWYELAVIGKSRVAGRDAVIVSLTPRDQHRYGFELHLDKQTGLPLKSLLLNDKGQLLERFQFTSLDTAEAPSDKDLQAGTECKAVTIDSDKASAVKTAQVWHSDWLPPGFVLTSSTSHKDPQTKTQVSSLMYDDGLARFSVFLEPLNGATVTDTRTQLGPTVAVSRRLTTPEGEMMVTVVGEIPIGTAERIALSMRNDGAATSKQ; translated from the coding sequence ATGCGCGCCATACCTCTACTTTCGCTTCTGCTCAGCGGCTGGTTCATTGTTCCAGCCCATGCCGACGAGGCCCAGGACTGGTTGATCCGCCTGGGTCAGGCCGAGCAGCAGCAAAGCTTCCAAGGCACTTTCGTATACGAGCGTAACGGTAGTTTTTCTACCCACAATATCTGGCATCGTGTCCAGAACGGTCAGGTCCGCGAGCGCTTGCTTCAGCTCGACGGCTCGGCTCAGGAAGTCGTACGTGTTGATGGGCATACTCAATGCGTCAGCGGCACCCTGATTGCGGGGTTGGGAGATTCTCCCAACTCGACCGCTCGTTCGCTTGATCCCCAAAAGCTGAAAAACTGGTATGAGCTTGCCGTCATTGGCAAGTCGCGCGTGGCCGGGCGTGATGCGGTTATCGTATCGCTGACGCCTCGCGACCAGCATCGCTATGGTTTCGAACTGCATCTGGATAAACAGACCGGCTTGCCACTGAAGTCGTTGTTGCTCAACGACAAGGGACAGCTACTGGAGCGCTTCCAGTTCACCAGCCTCGATACCGCTGAAGCCCCGTCGGACAAAGACCTGCAGGCTGGCACCGAGTGCAAGGCCGTTACTATTGATAGTGACAAGGCTTCTGCGGTGAAGACGGCTCAGGTCTGGCATTCTGATTGGCTGCCCCCAGGCTTCGTACTGACCAGCAGCACCTCGCACAAAGATCCGCAAACCAAGACTCAGGTCAGCAGCCTGATGTATGACGACGGGCTTGCGCGTTTTTCGGTATTTCTTGAGCCGTTGAACGGTGCAACAGTGACCGACACCCGCACGCAGTTGGGGCCGACTGTCGCTGTTTCCCGCCGCCTCACTACGCCTGAAGGTGAGATGATGGTGACGGTGGTCGGCGAAATTCCAATCGGCACGGCCGAGAGGATTGCCCTTTCGATGCGCAACGATGGCGCTGCAACCAGCAAGCAGTGA
- a CDS encoding HDOD domain-containing protein, translating into MSELADKVQQDLVEAIDNDDLVLPTLPEVALQIRKAAEDPEISVSDLSKVIGRDTALSARLIKVVNSPLLRATQEVTDLHTAITRLGVNYSSNLAIGLVMEQIFHARSEVVEQKMREVWRKSLEIAGVSYALCRRHTQLKPDQAALGGLVHQIGVLPILTYAEDHYELLSDPVSLNHVIDHIHPLLGDKLLRVWEFPEQLVALPGLYLDFIRDSAHLDYVDLVQVASLYCHKDSDHPIARIDPLSVPAFRKLGIDPENKQLCADLEESRTMFY; encoded by the coding sequence ATGAGCGAGCTGGCGGATAAGGTCCAACAGGATTTGGTTGAGGCCATCGATAACGATGACCTGGTTCTGCCAACATTACCGGAAGTGGCCCTGCAAATTCGCAAGGCCGCCGAAGACCCGGAGATCAGTGTCAGCGACCTGAGCAAAGTGATTGGCCGCGACACGGCGCTGTCGGCGCGCCTGATCAAAGTGGTCAACAGCCCGTTGCTGCGCGCGACCCAGGAAGTCACCGACCTGCACACCGCAATCACCCGACTGGGGGTGAACTACAGCAGCAACCTGGCGATCGGGCTGGTGATGGAACAGATCTTCCACGCCCGCTCCGAGGTGGTCGAACAGAAGATGCGCGAAGTCTGGCGCAAGAGCCTGGAGATCGCCGGCGTCAGCTACGCCCTGTGCCGCCGTCACACCCAACTCAAACCTGATCAGGCGGCGCTGGGTGGACTGGTGCATCAGATCGGCGTGCTGCCGATCCTGACCTACGCCGAAGATCACTACGAACTGCTGTCGGACCCGGTCAGCCTCAACCATGTGATCGACCATATTCACCCGTTGCTGGGCGACAAGCTGTTGCGGGTCTGGGAATTTCCCGAGCAACTGGTGGCGTTGCCGGGGCTGTATCTGGATTTCATACGCGACTCGGCACACCTCGATTACGTCGATCTGGTGCAGGTGGCGAGCCTGTATTGCCACAAGGACAGCGATCATCCGATTGCGCGGATTGACCCGCTCAGCGTGCCGGCATTCAGGAAGCTTGGGATCGATCCGGAGAACAAGCAATTGTGCGCGGATCTGGAAGAATCGCGAACGATGTTTTACTGA
- a CDS encoding RseA family anti-sigma factor, giving the protein MSREALQESLSAVMDNEADELELRRVINALDDVETRETWARYQIARAAMHKDLLLPRLDIAAAVSAALEDETAPAKVSRGPWRNLGRLAVAASVTVAVLAGVRLYNQDEIAGVELAQQSNQPSLVAPQVKGPAVLAGYKESSETTGPMANGVLQGQPGWHDQRLPGYLRQHAQQAALKGTESALPYARAASMENR; this is encoded by the coding sequence ATGAGTCGTGAAGCCCTGCAGGAATCGCTGTCCGCAGTGATGGATAACGAAGCGGACGAACTGGAATTGCGTCGAGTGATCAATGCACTGGACGATGTTGAAACCCGTGAGACCTGGGCTCGTTATCAGATCGCTCGGGCAGCCATGCACAAGGATCTGCTGCTTCCGCGTCTGGACATTGCTGCGGCAGTTTCTGCTGCGCTGGAAGACGAAACGGCTCCAGCCAAAGTATCCCGCGGGCCTTGGCGCAACCTGGGTCGTCTGGCCGTTGCAGCTTCGGTGACCGTTGCAGTACTGGCCGGTGTGCGCTTGTATAACCAGGACGAAATCGCTGGCGTCGAGCTGGCTCAGCAGTCCAATCAGCCTTCGCTGGTTGCACCGCAGGTCAAGGGCCCGGCTGTCCTGGCTGGTTACAAGGAAAGCTCGGAAACCACTGGCCCGATGGCCAATGGCGTCCTGCAAGGTCAGCCAGGCTGGCACGATCAGCGTCTGCCAGGCTATCTGCGTCAGCATGCCCAGCAGGCTGCATTGAAAGGTACTGAAAGCGCTCTGCCTTATGCGCGTGCAGCAAGCATGGAAAACCGTTAA